The stretch of DNA ATAGTTATGATAGTCAAAATATAAGTAATCTTTTCAAAACTGAAGATATTGATAATCAATCAAAATTCATTAGTAGTATTTATAAGAGATATCCTTATTATGCTATAAATAGTAAAAGAAATTTGAACTCCAATGAGCAAAAATTAATTAATCATGAAAAGCAGAAAGTAAAATCTCAAAATAATATGCAGCTTTTTACAATTGGATATGAAGGTAAAAACATAGACCAATATTTAGATGATTTGATTCGAAATAATATAACAGTACTATGCGATGTCCGTAGAAACCCTAAAAGCATGAAATACGGATTTTCTAAGAAACAAATTCAAAGATATTGCAATAATTTAAGTATAAAATACGTACATCTTCCTGAACTTGGAATTGAAAGTAGTCAAAGAAAAAATCTTTCAGATAAAGAAAGCTACAGGAAATTATTTGATCTATATAAGATCCGTTTAAATTCAAAAGCAGAAGAAATTAAACATATTTATGATTTACTTGAAGAGAATAAAAGAATTGCTCTTACATGTTTTGAAAGTGATCCCCTATCTTGTCATAGGCACATTATTGCTAATAAAATCAATAAGGAATTCAATATTCCGATAAATCATATATGAAAGAAGAAATATTTATTTTAGTTAAAACATACCCAACTCTTTCAAAGAAATATTTTGAATTGGTATGTACAGCAGGAATAAATAGAAATGGTGAATGGAGAAGAATCTATCCTATTCCATTTCGTCAACTTTCAGACATAGAGAAATATCAGAAATATCAATGGGTTGATGTTGATATTGAAAGAAACCTTGATGATCCAAGAATTGAAAGTTACAGATTAATTCCTCAAACTTCAATTTCAATTATCTCTCCAGTTTTAGATACTGACAAAGATAGAAGTTGGAAAACTAGGAAAGACATTATCTTTTCTAACACAAAAATTTACACAAATCTTGAAGAAATAATTTATAAAGCCAACAAAGAGAATAGTTTATCGTTGGCAACATTCAAGCCTACCAAAGTTTTAGATGTAACATTTGATGTGGATTCCGAAAAATGGGATGACAATAAACTTAGAGTTATAGAAGCAGATAGGCAACAACTTAAGTTATTTGAAGACTACAAAAAAGAAATCAAAATTGTGGATAAACTTCCATTTAGATTTCGTTACCATTTCATAGATGATAAAGGAGTTGAAACAAAACTAAAGATAGTTGATTGGGAAATTGGACAACTATTTTGGAATTGTTTAAGAATGTCAAAAAATAAGGATCAAGCTTTGAACGATGTATTGAGAAAATACAAAGAAGATTTCATTAATAATAAGGATCTGTATTTCTTCTTAGGAACAACAAGACAATATCATGGATGGGGCAAAAATCCCTTTGTAATAACGGGAATTTTCTATCCACCCAAGGAAAGTTCTCAGTTGCAATTTAATTTATAATCTATTTAAGTTGGAGGTCGTTATGAAAAAGTTCGCAATTTTAATTTTAGTTTTTTCAATTCTCAGTTTTGTCAGTTGCACACCAGAAGTAGATTTGGACGTTGAAAAAGCTGCAATTGAAAAAGTTCTACAAACTTATATTGTTTCGATGGTGGCAGAAGACATGGAAGGAATTTCCAACATTTTTGCACATGATGAAGACATGATAAGTTTTGGAACTGATGCCGGTGAAAGAATTGTTGGTTGGAGCGGCATGAAGAAATTGATGGAAAAACAATTTGCTGCATCTGATCATCCCACAATAAGACCTTATGAACAAGTTATTCGCATCAACTCAACCGGAAACACAGCCTGGTTTACCGAATATACAGATTGGAAAATGATGGCTGGTGAAGAAGAGATAAGCTTAACAGGACTTCGTTTAAGCGGAGTTCTGGATAAAGGCTTAGCTGGCTGGAAAATAGTGCAATTACATTTTTCAGTTCCGGTGGAAGGTCAGGTATTAGAATATTAAATGGGATAGAATTTGATAAATAATGAAAATTCTTAAATTAGACTATCCTCGTGGCAGAGCCAGGAGGTATTTCGCCAAATTTATTTCAGCAAGCTGAAAACCGAATTTTTATTATTTACCCCTCTCCGGCAACTGCCGGATCTCCCCTCCAAAGGGGAGAAAATTTTGAAAGCCCGATGCAGAGCAGCGAGGAATTCTTAAATAAAACCTGTCGGAGAATCAATATCTGGCAGGTTTTATGTTATTTTATCAGAAGCATTTTATTTGTTTTTAATACGTTCTCGGCTCGAACCTGGTAATAATAAACACCCGAAGAAACAGGTTTACCCGAATCATCTTTGCCATTCCAGATTACAGAATAAAATCCATTATTGTCATCCTGAGTCCCGAGACTTTGCTCGGGAAAGGATCTCACTTTCTGACCTTTAAGATTATATATTGTAATATCTACCTGTTCGTATTGTTCGTTGCTGATTTCAAATAAAATCGTAGTGCTTGGGTTGAATGGATTGGGATAATTCCTCAGATTCGTGATCAGCGGAATTACATTCTCATCAGCAGAAACCGGCATAATTATTGTCACTTCCGTTTCCAGATAATCATCACTGAATTCCGCCCAGATCGTAGCAACGCCAAGATCACCAGATTCCCAGAATGTTGATTCAGCTATACCGTTTTGATCGGTAAATCCATAATGAAGAATATTGCCGATATCGCTGTCGAAATATACAGTTGCACCAGCAACCGGTTCTTCATTTTCATCTTGAACCATTGCCTGAATCGTGGAATAAGTTAGATTATCATCAAAATAGATCGTATCCGGCTCCGCCGTTAACCACACCATCGTTTCTTCTGCTGATAATGTGAAAGCAAAAAAAACTATAATAAGAATTACAAATCTTCTCATAAAAAATCTCCTTCTCATCAATCAGAATAGCTAATTATCTTCAGATTTCTATAAACATTTTCAATTCTTACACAAATCTTCGACAAGAAATATTTAAAGAAATTCCTGCCGAAAAATGATTTTGCCGACAGGAATTCATGATTTTCTTTAAACGTTCTTTCTTACTTTATTTAAGCAGGATCATCTTTCTATTTAACTGAAATCCTTCAGATTTGAGCTGATACAAATAGATTCCTGAAGAAACCTGCTGATCATTATCATCTTTACCGTTCCAAACAACTGAATGCTCTCCTGCCGATAGCTGATCAAATTCAAAATTCCTGATTTTCTGTCCTTTTATATTGAAAATGGAAAGTTCTGCCTTTGCAGCCAGATCGGAAGTTATATTGAATAAGATCGTCGTACTTGGATTGAACGGATTGGGATAATTATCCAGCGAAACTATCTTCATGATTGGATCATCACTATAGCTTCCACCATCCACACTTATGGCAAAATCATCAATATTCATTCCACCCAGCATGATATATGAGTCGCTGTAAAATCTGAATCGAATTTGAACGTTAGGTTCATTCAAATATTGAGCCAGAGAATAGGAATATTCCATCCAATCATTCTGATTTCCGGTTAATTCAGCCAATTCATCCCAAGTTTGCCCATCTGTGCTTACTTCCAAATACATATAATCGTAATTCGGTTCAATATTATATTTGGCCCAGAAGCTAACTTCTGCGTCACTGAATCCTGTCAGATCTACACTGATCAGTTCTGCGGAAATATCAAGGTTGCTCAGATAGTTTCCAACTGGACTCTCAGTTAAACTGTAAGTGCCGGAAAATGCTTGATTATCAGCCAGTCCCCAACTTCCTTCAAAAGTCCAATAAGGTGCGCCAGATTCAAAGTCATCGTTAAACGGCAGCGAAATCGGCGGCATCGGAATTACAGTCACGCTATTGGAAGGAACTGATTCCTCACCAGAAGCCGTATAAACTGCTGTTACATAATAAGTGTATTCCTGTCCGTTAGTTAAGCCGAAATCAACATAAGAAGTATAGGCTGACGTTCCAATAGGATCAATCTCATCATCTCGATAAATATAATATTCATCAGCATCGGCAACATCATCCCAGAAAAGCGTGACCATTTCATCACCGGCAATGGCATTCAAATTATCAGGAGGAAGCAGCATATTTGCCATTGTCATTACAGAAGCCATCGTCGCCTGGGTAAAAGTTACCACCTGATCATAATTATTTACACTTGATCCATTCAAATCGTTCGGAGTGTGAATGTAAGGACTGTGAAGATCGCTGTCTTCAAAAGGAAAGATTCCCATATAACCATGATTATTGAATGATGTATGATCGCTGTCTCCACCTGTCAGCATTCCGGGTTCAATTGGAAAATCCGGCAGATAAACACCACAAATTGCTTCGTAGAAATCTACCAGAGGTTGAGCAGATTGAGGAGCTATCATATCGGTATGAATGTATTCTCCATTTTCCAGATAACCAGACATATCTATATTGAAATATCCCAGAATTTCCATATCATTTGCTTCAGCCTGAGAAGCATATTCTTCACTTCCATAAAGGCCATATTCTTCTCCACTGAAAGTGCAGAAGACTATCGTTCGCTTGAAATCGTGCTGACTTAAAATTCGGGCAATTTCCACAATACCTGCACTTCCTGTTGCGTTATCATCAGCTCCGGGCGCATCTCCATAATAGGAATAGGAATCGTAATGAGCACCAAGAATCACGTATTCATCAGGATAGAGCGTTCCAACTTTGGTAGCAATTACGTTCTGACTGGAATTCGGTCCGCCATATGGGATGGCTTGAGTTTCCACGCTGAGACCATAACTTTCAAATTTATTATAAAGCCAGTTTTGAGCATCGATTGAGGTAGGTTCATACCAGTTTCTGGTTCCGAAATCTTCCAAAGTTTGAATTGTGTTGTTCAATTCGACGTCATCCACTTCCGTGAGAAGCTGTGTTACGAAAGGATCTTCTTCCCAACGCGTATTCCTAAGCAGCTTGTTTTCATTCGGGAGCTTTACCTCGATATTATTAATTCGAACAACGCCATTGTGAATGATAGGAACAACTCGATTTCTATACTCTTCAGCTGCTCTTATTATCATAAAATCATCTCGCAGCATCATGATGTCTGCAAATTGATCGATCTCTAAAATATAATCGGAATTATTACCTTCATCCAACCAGAGCAGGAAATAGTCCATTCCTCTTTCCCAGGCATTGGAAGTTATCAATTCACAATCAAAAGCATTTCGATTTTCGGATGTGCCGATCAGAAAATCATCGTGTTTGTAATTTACGATTATATCATCTCTTTCAAAGTAACTTTTTGCTTTTGTAGCATTATCAGTATCGATCAGAATCAAATCGGTCGCTGTCAGCTGCAATACAAAGAAACAAAAAATCAGTGCCATTACAATTTTTTTCATTTTATCCTTCCTTTTACAAATTTATAATAAAATACATTTATGCAAATTACATTCCAAGGACTAAACACTATCTGTCAAACAAAATTGGTTCTGTCATCCATTTCATGGATTTGTTGATAAGTTATTCTTTCTTATTTCCAGGGATTGCATCCCTGGTTATATTCTTCTGTCATCACTTCGTGATCCATATTGATTTATCCAGTCTATCGTAGTACTTTTATCTCGTTCCTAAACTCCAGTTTGGAAACGCAAAAAGTCCTGGAAGGACGATGGATTCTAACTGTGGAAACAATCCGCTGGAAGAAGCTAAAAGATGATTCAAACCCCGGCGGGGTGATAGAACAAAACAATTTCATTTGACTTTCCCTTCGACATTTTGCAACCTGCTTTTGGGAGAATGAAATGGAAATATTAGATTTGAATAATAGTAACCCTCAGTCTCCGATTATATCGGAGCCAGCTCCCTTCACAGGGAGCGAGATCGGAAACAGAAATTTATTTCTTCCTTGTTCTCCCCCTGTTAAGGGGGAATTAAATTTATCCCGTGGAATTCTGTGGATATTCCACTGGGAGGAGGTTAGTAAACAAGAATCACTTTATAAACTGAAAGCGATAATCACATGAAAAACCTTGTCACTAACCACAAACATTACCACGCAGAAGAATTTCGCCTGGTCTGGAAGATCGCCTGGCCCATAATACTGACCAATATGCTGCACGTGCTGGTGGGAATTGTCGATTTCAAAATGGTGGGAACGCTGGGCATTGAGCCGATAGCGGCGGTGGGAATGAGTCGCCAGGTAATGATGTTTTTGATGATCATCATGATCGCTATCAGTGGTGGAAGTTCGGTGTTGGTTGCTCATGCCTACGGTGCTAAAGATCAGCAAAAAGTAAGCCGCACAGCATCGCGTTCTGTTACATTTATGGTACTCACAGCTCTTTGCATCATCACTCCTGCCGGACTGCTGCTTTCCAAACCTATCCTGAATATGCTGGGAGCTAAAGCTCAAGTTATTGAACTGGGTCATTCCTACCTGCGGATTCTATTTTTGGGAAGTGTTTTTCACATGCTCAATTTCATCACAACCGGAATTTTGCTGGGAGTGGGAAGAACAAAAGTATCACTCA from Candidatus Cloacimonadota bacterium encodes:
- a CDS encoding T9SS type A sorting domain-containing protein; protein product: MRRFVILIIVFFAFTLSAEETMVWLTAEPDTIYFDDNLTYSTIQAMVQDENEEPVAGATVYFDSDIGNILHYGFTDQNGIAESTFWESGDLGVATIWAEFSDDYLETEVTIIMPVSADENVIPLITNLRNYPNPFNPSTTILFEISNEQYEQVDITIYNLKGQKVRSFPEQSLGTQDDNNGFYSVIWNGKDDSGKPVSSGVYYYQVRAENVLKTNKMLLIK
- a CDS encoding M20/M25/M40 family metallo-hydrolase translates to MKKIVMALIFCFFVLQLTATDLILIDTDNATKAKSYFERDDIIVNYKHDDFLIGTSENRNAFDCELITSNAWERGMDYFLLWLDEGNNSDYILEIDQFADIMMLRDDFMIIRAAEEYRNRVVPIIHNGVVRINNIEVKLPNENKLLRNTRWEEDPFVTQLLTEVDDVELNNTIQTLEDFGTRNWYEPTSIDAQNWLYNKFESYGLSVETQAIPYGGPNSSQNVIATKVGTLYPDEYVILGAHYDSYSYYGDAPGADDNATGSAGIVEIARILSQHDFKRTIVFCTFSGEEYGLYGSEEYASQAEANDMEILGYFNIDMSGYLENGEYIHTDMIAPQSAQPLVDFYEAICGVYLPDFPIEPGMLTGGDSDHTSFNNHGYMGIFPFEDSDLHSPYIHTPNDLNGSSVNNYDQVVTFTQATMASVMTMANMLLPPDNLNAIAGDEMVTLFWDDVADADEYYIYRDDEIDPIGTSAYTSYVDFGLTNGQEYTYYVTAVYTASGEESVPSNSVTVIPMPPISLPFNDDFESGAPYWTFEGSWGLADNQAFSGTYSLTESPVGNYLSNLDISAELISVDLTGFSDAEVSFWAKYNIEPNYDYMYLEVSTDGQTWDELAELTGNQNDWMEYSYSLAQYLNEPNVQIRFRFYSDSYIMLGGMNIDDFAISVDGGSYSDDPIMKIVSLDNYPNPFNPSTTILFNITSDLAAKAELSIFNIKGQKIRNFEFDQLSAGEHSVVWNGKDDNDQQVSSGIYLYQLKSEGFQLNRKMILLK
- a CDS encoding DUF488 domain-containing protein, giving the protein MYYRRKVLLALIEKSKEKKIGKLNLQKMLFLFCRKQHKPSYDFIPYNYGCYSFQANKDLLLMSQFYNLIGENETEWILKTNDSYINELNSYDSQNISNLFKTEDIDNQSKFISSIYKRYPYYAINSKRNLNSNEQKLINHEKQKVKSQNNMQLFTIGYEGKNIDQYLDDLIRNNITVLCDVRRNPKSMKYGFSKKQIQRYCNNLSIKYVHLPELGIESSQRKNLSDKESYRKLFDLYKIRLNSKAEEIKHIYDLLEENKRIALTCFESDPLSCHRHIIANKINKEFNIPINHI
- a CDS encoding nuclear transport factor 2 family protein — translated: MKKFAILILVFSILSFVSCTPEVDLDVEKAAIEKVLQTYIVSMVAEDMEGISNIFAHDEDMISFGTDAGERIVGWSGMKKLMEKQFAASDHPTIRPYEQVIRINSTGNTAWFTEYTDWKMMAGEEEISLTGLRLSGVLDKGLAGWKIVQLHFSVPVEGQVLEY